Within the Leptotrichia sp. oral taxon 498 genome, the region TTTGCATTAAAGATGTCATCAACTACCAGGAATCTACGTTTCATTTCATTTCTTCCTGCAAATACATCTCCTGCTATTGTCCATCTAAGTGAACCATTGTGGTCAAAAGATGGAGACATTGTTTTAAAGACTCCCGCTTTTATCATAGTTTGATTTTCTCTTGATTTTCCTATATCTTTGAATTTAAATCTGTTGTTTACTGCTCCTGCATACCATCCAGAAGAATTTCCCAATCTTACAGTTTCATCTTCATGAACGTAAGCCACGCCGTAGGCGTTACTTGTATAATCAATTATTCCTGCTGTATCAGTCTTGTATTCATCTCTTTGACCAAATACTTTAATTTTGTTGCTTTGTTTAGATGAATTTTTCCAGTTATCATGCAAATAAGTAAATTCCTTGTCCAAAGCATTTCCTGTGGAATTTATTCTCTGTTGAACATTTCCATATTGGTGTCCCATCATTTCGTCGAATGCTTGGTACAGTAATACTTCCTCGTTGTTTCCAATTCCATTCAATTTGCTGAATACCTGTCTTTCCCTAGTTCCTAAAGCTTCAACTCCGTATCTTTGCTCAAGCCCGTCTGCAAAGTTGTATGTATCTGTGCTGTCTACTGGCGTAGCCTGTCTTCCTGCCCATTCTGTATACGGTATTTTTGCCATATATAGGCTTGTTATTGAACCGTCATTCGGATCTAGTGTTGGAGTAGCTATCCAACTTATTGAACCTGAGTACACATTCCACTTAATGTTTGGATTGCTTAGCATTGCTGTTTTATACGGATTTATTATATTAGGATCGTTTACTAATATATATTTGCTGTTTGTTGACTCAGCCGCTTCATTACCAATAATTAAGTCTGCTTCACTTGTCAAGTTTTGCAATCCGTCTATTGATCTTGTGTAGTCAACTCCTGATGTATTTACATACAGTCCAATACTTGAAGCTGATACTGTTATCGGGTTTCTACCTTTTGTATTTACTACCACTGGTGTTTGCGGCACTCCATTTAGTGTGATTGTAGCAGTCTGAGCTCCTGCCGGTGCATCAATTGCTACTCCGCCTACACCTTTTCCTGTTTCAGGCACTGTAAATTGGTATATTATGTTTCCGTCCACATCATTGTTATTTGTTTTAGAAGCACCATTTACTGTGATTGTTCCGTAGTTTGCTACTATTCCACCTTTCAAGTAAACTCCCACACCGTTCTTGGCATTTATGTTAATTGTTGCGCCTTTGTTATTTATCAGTTTAGAATCTTTTCCAAGATATACCCCTACTGCATTTGTGTAAGTTCCTGAACCAGTCGTAATTGATTTGTTATTAATTGCTGTCGCTCCATTGTCAACGTAGATACCTGTCGTGCTGCTTGCATTCAATACAATGTTTCCATCATTTGTCGCCGTACTTCCTGCTCCACTTGCATACATACCTATGCTGTGTTTTCCATTTACATTAATTGTTCCTTTATTTACAATGTTTCCTGTATCAGTTGTAGAATATCCTGCACCCATACCTATTGAGTAAAGGCTGCTTGCAACATCTGACTCCCCTACCGTAATTGTCGCATTATTTGTCGCAGTTCCACCTTTTATACTGTAAACTGCCACACTTCCTTTTCCGCTTGACAAATTAATATCTGCATTATTTGTTACTGTTCCTGCTGAATAGATTCCATAGTTCTGTTCTCCAGTAGAAGTTATTTTTGTAGAGTTTGTCACAGTTCCTGCCGTATCATTTGAATACATGTACACATTGTTGTCCCCAAGCCCTACATTTGAAATGCTTGAAGTTATTGTATTTCCTGTCCCGACGTTTACAAATCCAAATGAGTTGTTTCCAATGTTGAATGCTGTTCCGCTGTTTGTAACAGTTTGTCCGCTTCCCACTGTGTAAACTCCAACTGCCTCATCTGTTCCAGTTGTAATTGTTCCTCCTGTTAAATTAACATTTCCGCTTTGAGAGTAAATTCCAATTGCAGCATTTCCTACCTTCAAGTCACCTGAATTTTCTACATTGTGTCCATATACTCCAATTGTATTGTTTCCAGATTCTATTTTTCCTGTATTTTGCAATGGTACACTATTATGATCTGTGTAAAGCCCGACATTAGGACTTGTAATTGATGCCGAATCTCCCAATGTGATTGTTCCGCTGTTTTTAGCTGTATATCCTGGTGTTCCTGTTGCATAAACTGCTGTATTTCTGTCACCTGTCATTGTGATTTTTCCTGTATTTTCAAGCACTGTTCCTGAACCAAGTCCCGCATCTGGCTTGTAGGAAATCGCAACCGAATCATTTCCAGACGTTTCTATAGTTCCTGTATTTTTTATTGTCTGTGATGTGGAACCTTCTGAATACAGTCCTGTAGAATTAGAACCTATTGTGATCTTACCTGCATTTTCAATTAATGAATCATCAATACCATAAATAGCAGTTGATTTGTCACCTATTGTCATAACTCCTGTTGCTTTATTATACAATTCTCCAAACTTGGCATACATTCCTGTAGAACCTGTACCGCTCAAGTTAATTGTTCCTTCATTTGACAAGACAACATCATTTCTATGATATAAAGCCTTATCATTTTCCTGAGCCATTGCAACCTGATTAGCCTTTGTTCCTGTGATAGTCTTAGTATTTGCATTTGTTATTGATGAATTTGAAATTTCAAGCTGGTTATATGCGTCAGTTGCATCATCTAAATTTACATCCTGGTTGATTGCAAGTTTGCTTAAATACAGCATGAATGTCTTATAGTCAGTTCCATTTATATGTGCACCTGTAGCAGTAGAAACTGTATTTCCAGTCGTATCAGACAGGTCCATCTTAACATTTTGTGCAATGAACAGTCTTGAACCGCTGTTCATATTTAATGTTAAGTGCCCTAAAGTTGAATTTGTTCCATCTCCAAAGTTATTCTTTGCCCAGTTTTCAATTTGAGATTTCCCAAAGTCTCCACCATTTCCTACATAAAGAAAAGCGTTACCTCTAGTATTAGGAGTTGTTCCACCTTCAACGGTTGCTGTCATAGTTCCATTTATTAAAACTTTTCCTTGGTTTGCATTATCTGACCCTGTATAGAACAGCAATGACTTTTGCCCTGTAGTTGCAGTTCCTGTTCCTTTTAATGTTATAGTTGAATTTTTATCAGCATCATAGTTTACAGCACCATCGTATGCTTTTACTGTATGATCTTTAACATCTAATTTAGCATTTTCACCAGTATATAGTCCAACTGATTCTTGTCCTTTTACATTAATATCAGCATTAATATCGTGAGTTCCATCACTTACAAGTTTTGAATCTTTACTTACAATAATACCATAAGAACCTTGTTTCTTCTTATTAGCACCTTCCATATATTCATAAACTCCAGCAGATGTTGATGTTCCATTATTTACAGTTACTGTACCATTTTCTTTTACTGTTGCTTCAGCCTTACCATTTTTATTATCTCCAATAATTATTCCCGAAACTCCATTTCCTGTAACTGATACATTTCCACCATATTCTAAAGTGGCTGTTGCAGGAGTTGCTGTGCTTGTTGAACCATTAATTAATACTCCTGTTGAGCTATCTCCTGATACTGTTATCGCACTGTTTTGCCCTAACTTACCTGTTGGGTTATACATAGTTTTAACATGTGTAATTGGATCTTCATATTCATAGTTATTTAAAAATACTCCAATATTTTTTGTAACTCCACTTCCAGTTATTTTTATAGTTCCGTCATTATCAAGTATCCCTCCTAAAGTAGACATTCCAACAGAATTTTTTACATCACCACTAGTTATTATCTTACCACCATTTTTATTTGTAGCTTTAGAAACTCTTGCTAACTGTCCTATTGCAAAATTACCTTTCAAACTAATTTCACCAGTAGTATCATTTATTACTTCAGCATTTAAACCAACATTTTGAGTTCCTCCATGCCCAGTTCCATAATCAGCTCTCATTGCTACGTTCATAGGTTGATCTGTATCAACTTCAGCTATATCTGAATCTATTTGAATTTTACCTTTATTTGTCATATCTGAGTCTATATTGACAAACATTCCTAATGAATTTTGTACTCCGCTAAGTTTAATAGTTCCTGTTGTTGTATTGTTCACAGCCTTTCCTCTATCCAAACTTACATCATTTCTGACACTCGTATCTTCCATAAGTGCCATTGCTGCCGAATTGTCTGCTTTATCATTACCAGCAGGGTTTACTCTAAGTTCAATAATTCCATTATTAGTCATTTCAGCTGCTGGATCAGAATGAGCAGCTAATTTCATACCATAGCTTTCTGCTCCACTTAGTTGAATTTTTCCATCTGTTGTATTTATCATTTTTGCATAAGTTACGAAAGTATCATAACTTGATGCTTGTTTAGGAAGATATATATATATTCCTATAGAACGTTCTCCTCTAAAATCAATAGTTCCGTTATTTTCTAATCTTTGATTTTGAACTTGAGCCCAAACAGCTGATCCCCAACCAGTTCTACTATTTTCTTCAACTTGTGCTATTCCAACTTTATATCCAACATAACCATCTCCACTTTTTTTACATAATATTGACTATTATTAGGTCCATAAATTAATTTATAATTTTTCCCCGCATCATAATTCATATTTACTATGTAACCATCATTTTTTTCATCTACATCTGTTATTGTACCACTATTTTTAAGTGTTGCTCCATTTTCTTGAGAAACCATTGCTAATGTTAAAATTCCTCCAAGACTTACAGTTTTTCCATTAGGAATTTCAAAAGTACCTGTTCCCGAATAATTATCTATTTCCCAAAATCTAGAACCTCCTATAAAAAAATACTGATGGTTTCTATCAGTTCCTTGTGAACTTGCAACTCCGCCGCCAAATTCTTTTATCCCACCAAAATTATAAGAATTAAAATAATACGTATTCCCAGTTAGTAGAGCTGGTAATGTTGTTGTATTTGTCTCTTTATACATTTTAAAAGCATAAGACATTTCAGCTAAATTATTGTATGGCCAAGTATAATGTAAAATAGTGTCTATATTTTGACTACTAGTATTATCACCTGAACCTAAAAACCCACCTCTTGTATTTTGTCTAGGTGTAGCACTACTACTATTACCATTTTCATTATAATCCGCCCCTAGTATTACTGCAAATGTTGGTGGATTTGGAGTAAATGGATCTTTTGGAATACCAATAACTGGTTTTGGCGGTGTAAAGCTAATTGCTTCTGGCAATGTAGGTGTAACTGCCGTCTTATCTGCTATTCTTATTGCTGATTTATTTATGCTTCTTGGACGTATCCCTGCGTTCACTTCAAATGGTACAATTGGCTCCTTAACAGGTTTGAAACTTCCTATACCGTATCCAGCGGCTGAACCCAAGGCAAAATTTGGTCTTCTGTTTCTGCTTAACAGTCCGTATTTGTCACTGTCTGGAGAAACTGATCTCTCGTAAATGTCCAAACTTCTCTGATAAACCCCTTCATAAGGATATTTTGCCTTTTTATCTCCACGACCTTTATAAGTTCCTTGCCAGTCGTTATACACATAATTCATTCCATATTGCCAAGAGCTCCAAGGTGATTTAACTACGTGGTCTCCCTGTTCCATTAATTGAATTAACTCAAGATTTGTCGTACGTAACAGTCTATTATTTTCCTGTCTTGCCCGCTTAAAATCCTTTTGTAATTGTAGTATTGATGTATTTATAGCATGTTCCTGTGTCTTAATTTCATCTTCAGCAGAATAAAGATTAAATGAGATGCCACCAATTCCTATCATTCCTGTCAACAGAAATACGATAAGTGCTGAATCGGTATATTTAAAATCTTTAACTCTTTTTGCAAAAGCTTTCAGTTCTTTTTTTAAGACTTTTAAATTATTTGTCATAACTTTTACCTCTTTTCATTTTATTCAAAATTAAGGAAACTAGAAAGCTATTATAGAATAATTTAAAATAAATGAGTGAGTGGGTGATATTAAAACTTTAAGTTTCCTAAATTTTTTCAGCAATGTTATTTTATCAGAAAAATCAAGAAAAAACAAGTATTTTTTTAAGATTTTTCAAAAAATTTGTATATTTTTTACTTATTAATAAAGATAAAACAAATATAAAAGGGAGAATTAATAGGTATAAATAATATAATTTTGTATTCGTTTTAATAAAGGAATCTTTTCTAATATAAAAAAAAGACACATTTATTTCAGTGCCTTTTATATTTTAAATTTAAAATACTTTAAATTGCAATTATAAACAAGAAATTTCCTCTCTATTCTATCAATATTCTATCCCCAACTCACGTTTTAGAGCATCTTGCAATATTTGAGAAAAATTTATGTTTTGTTTTTTTGCCATTTCATTTAGCCAGCTCGGTACTGACACATTCTTTCTAATTGTCGTTTTTTTACATTCATTTACATACTTTAACATATCTAATGCAATTAATGTTTTAAAACTCTCCCCTTCCACATAAAAATCTTTTTCATCTTCTGGGATTTCAAGAGAGACATCATTCAATTTACTCGGAGTCGGTAATTTTTTTTTGTTTACAAAATCGTCATATAACCAAGTCCCAACATAGTCCTCTGCCATTTCCATCGCTTCCTCCAATGTTTTTCCTTCAGTCGCTCCACAGTCAAAATCTGGAAATACTACAATGTATCCTTCTTCTCTTGTTTTATGAAATATTGCTGGATATACTACCAACATTACTTATCACACTCCTTTTGTGAGGCACAAGCTAGACTATTTTAATCCAGCCTGTTTTAAAATTTTATGTTCCAAACCTTTCCCAAGTTCTTGTTTATGATCTGGAACAACTGTTAATCTGCCTGTAATCTTGTTATAAAATTTCTTATGTGAACCTTTTCCACCTGCAACTTGTACAAAGCCATTTTTTTTAAGAAATTTTATCATTTGCGTAGATGTCATCGGCATTTTATCACCTCAAAATTATTATACTTAAAATTATGTATAAAGTCAATATTTTTTATAAGATTTTTAGATTACCAATTATTTGACAAGCTTGTTACACAAAAAAAGACACATTTGTTTCAGTGCCTTTTTAAATAATATTTTAATCCACAAACAGCAGATTACTTATCTCGTCTATTTTCGGTATTTCAAATTCTTTTCCTAAAATTGAAAATACTGCCGCTACAGCTTGCAATATTAATATAATTGCAACAATTATAAAAAATAGTGCAGAGCCAATTTTCATTATTATATTTAATGGCAGTGCCACAATTATTATGACATTTAGTGAAAGTGTCTGTTTTGAATATTTTCTGACAAATTCGTTTTCTGGTTCTAAAATTAATACGATTAAAGAAAAAATTAGTCCAACTCCCACGAAAGTGCTTAAATTCGTTAAAAATGCCACAGCATTAGCCCTTAATCCAGCTATTGATCTCTGATTTTTAATATCTAAATCCATTTTTTACCTCCTAAATTTTGTATGATTTTAACATATATTTAAAAAAAAATCAATTTAAACTTATTTCTTTGCCAAAGGATGCGTATTCATGTAAATATCCCGCAGTAGATTTTTATTCACATGAGTATACATCTGTGTTGTTGAAAGGGAACTATGTCCTAAGAGCTCTTGTAAATATTCCATATCTATTCCTTTATTTAAAAGCTCTACTGCAAATGAATGACGAAATACATGTGGGGTTATTTCCTTTTCTATTCCCGCATTTTTTGCATGACCTGAAATTAATCTTCTGAGCGACCGTGTAGTCAGTTTTCTGCCTTTACTATTTACAATTATCGCATCTGGCGTGTAATTTTTATACTGTTTTTGTTTTTCTGCAATATATTTTATCAGCCATTTTTTTGCAGTTTCACTAAAAAAAGTAAACCTTTCCTTGCCACCTTTTCCAATGACACGGATTTCACGTTCCTCAATGTCAACCATATATTCACTTAAATTTATGAGTTCTACCGAACGAAGACCGCTGGAATAAAGAAGTTCTATGATAAGCCTGTCCCTTAATCCAAGAATTTTACTTGTGTCAATCACATTCCTCAACTTTTGCAGCTCATCTCGATTTATAACATCTGGCAGTTCTTTTTCAAATTTTGGCATATTTATGTAAATAACTTTATTTGTCTTTACTACTTTAATTTCCTGCAAATATTTAAAAAATGTTCTGAGAGCCGATATTTTACGATTTATGCTTCTTTTAGAAACTGGCTTAATCTCTTTTTTTCTACCCAAAACATCTTTTTTGTCAGATTTATTTTCTTTTCTTTCTGGAGAATTTAAAAACATGATAAATGACCTAAAAGTCATCATTTCAATTTGCTCAAAATCATAAATTTTTTCATATTTAAAAAGATATTCTGCAAACTGAAGCAAATCCCTTTTATAACTTCTAATCGTATTATAACTTTTACCCATCAGCACTTCCTCATAATACAAAAATTTATCGACATAGGAAAGAAGAGCTTCGCTTTTCTGCTGCTTTAAAATGTTATTTTTTTTCTCATTTTCCATTTTTTAATTCTCCTTTTTGAAAATTTTTCAAAATTTTTAATGATAAATTAAATATTATTTTTTTGTAATTGACTTTTTCGCAGTTTTCGCTTTTGTTTTTCTAGTTGCAGTCTTCTTTTTAGTTGTCGCTTTTTTTGCTGTTTTAGCTGCTGATTTTGTCTTATCTTTTGTTTCAGTTTTTTTGTCAGAAGCAACCGTTATTTTCCCAGTTTTTATATTTTTAATTGTCTTGCAATCTGGATAACCTGTACAAGCTAGAAATTTTCCAAATCGTCCATTTTTTATTTCAAACGGTTTTCCACAATTCGGACAAACTCCGGCTTCTTTTACAATCTTCTCATTTTCTTCTAAAATTCTAGTCATTTCTTCGTTAATTTGCAAAATATCATCAACTTCAACTATTGCTCCCTTTTTAAACTTTTGTTTCAATTCTGGTGGCAACGACATTCTTTTTTCATCTTTTTCATAATTTTCACTTTCCAAATACTCCCCAAATCGCCCACTTTTCAATAAATAACGGCTCCCATCTTCCGTAAAAAAATCTGTCAAAATTCCTTTTTTTGTACTCTGAATTTTTTCGACTTCCTCTTTTACAAAAATTTGTCCATTTTCTAGCTGCTCTTGTGGAATAACGACTTTTTTCAATGAAACTGTTTCTTTTTCATTACTCTCGCTTACCAGATATTTTCCATAAAGCCCTGTTTTTAAAACCATAGGAGCTCCCTTACTATCCAGCACATCCGAAACAATTCGTTTACTTTTTATCTTTTCAATTTCAATTTCAAATTTTTTAATATCTTTTTCCAGCGAATCATAAAAATCTGACAGAAGCTGTACCCATTCAACTAGACCTTCTTCAACTTTGTCGAGATCTTTCTCCATATTTGCTGTAAATTTTACATTTATTATATTTCTAAAGTTTTTAACTAATTCATCTTTTACTTCATAGCCCAAATAAGTTGGGAAAAATCGCTTGTCAACGACTTCGACATATTCCCTTGCCTTTAGTGTTTCAACTATCGTAGCATAAGTCGACGGTCTTCCAATTCCTTCAGATTCAAGTTTTTTCACAAGAGTCGCTTCCGAAAATCTTGTCGGTGCTTTTGTTATTCCTTCCTCAATATTTAATTTTTCAATCGGATAAATATCATTTTCTTTTAATTCTGGAAAATCCCCTGTTTTTATTTCATCCTCGTCTTTAAAAATTTTGTAATAACCGTCAAAAACTACTTTATTAATCGTCCCACGGAATTTGTAGTCGCCATTTACTGCATTAATTTGCATCTGCTCATATTTCATCGCCGCAAACTGTGAAACCAAAAATCTGTCCCAAATTAATTTATATAGTTTATATTGCTCATTTGTCAAATTGTCTTTTATCGAATCTGGTGTAAGCTCGATGTAGGACGGTCTAATTCCTTCGTGCGCATCTTGAACATTTGATTTTGAATTTCGTGTCACATATTTTCCAACATATTTTTCACCGTAATTTTGAGTTATGTAATCTTTTGCCATATTTATCGCATCGTTTGAAATCCTTGTCGAATCTGTTCTCATGTATGTGATAAGCCCTTTATTTTCGCCATCTATTGACAGTCCTTCATAAAGTTGCTGTGCAATTCTCATAGTTTTAGTTGCGCCGTAACCCAAATATGATGAAGCCAGTTGTTGCAATGTGCTTGTTTTAAAGACAAGTGGCGGTCTTTGAGATTTTTTCTTAACTTCGATTTTGTCAAGCGTAAGTTTGCCATTTTTCAAATCTTTTTTCAACTTTTTTATCACTTTTTCATCAAAAATTCTGTCAACTTTTTCATCGGCAATCTTTATTAAATTAAGATTTATATTTTTTTGAATAGACGCGCTGACTTCCCAGTATTTTTGCGGCACAAATGCTTTTATTTCATCTTCCAGGTCACAAATTAATTTTAGTGCAACCGACTGAACTCTTCCAGCACTCGCATTTCTGCTTATGATTTTCCACAAAAGTGGACTTATTTTGTATCCGACTATTCTATCTAGCAGTCTTCTTGCCTGTTGCGAATGGACAAGATTTTTATTTATTACTCTTGGATTTTTTATCGCATTGGTTACGGCATTTTTTGTAATTTCGTTAAATTCTATTCTTTTAATTTTGTCTGGCTGATTTATGTAATTTGCGATATGCCAAGCTATTGCTTCTCCCTCCCTGTCTTGATCGGACGCAAGATACACAACACTTGCCTTTTTTGATTTTTCCTTTAAATTTTTTAAAATTTCACCTTTACCTTTTATAACCTTGTATTGCGGTTCAAAATTGTTTTCTATGTCAATTCCCAATTTTGTTTTCGGCAAATCAATCACATGTCCATAAGATGCTGTAACTTCATAGCCTCTTCCTAGTATTTTTTCAATAGTTTTCGCCTTTGATGGCGACTCCACAATTACTAACTTTTTTGCCAACTTTCTTTCTCCTGTTTTAAATAATTCTTATATATTTTGAGCCATTCGTTTCGGTAATCAAACCTTTTATTTCTAAACTCATTATTATTGAAAATAATTTTACTCTATCCACTTTTTCATTCGTTTTATTAATTATTTCTTCAAAGCTTGTCTCTTCCGTTATCGCTTCAAACACGATTTTCTCTTCTGAACTCAATTTTTTTAGTTTGCTTTTCTCTTTTTTTATGTCCCACAAAAACTCTTTTGCTATATCTTCAGCACTAGCCACAAGTTTAGCTTTGTTATCTCTTATTAAATTATTACAGCCCTCAAACGACGGATAATTGATGCACCCTGGTATTGCAAAAATTTCCCTGTCCATAGAAAATCCAAGTTCTGCTGTTATGAGCGAACCTCCAGATTTAAAACTTTCAGCAATTAAAATTCCGTCTGACATTCCAGCTATGATTCTGTTTCTTCTAGGAAAAGTCCACCTTGTTGGCTGAGTTCCCAGCGGATATTCACTCACAATAGTCCCAATTTCACTAATTTTTTGCCACAAATCTCGATTTTCATAAGGATAGACAACATCTATTCCGCTTCCCACGACAGCTATGACTTCCATTTCACATTCAATAGCCTTTTTTTGTGCAATCGAGTCAATTCCTTCTGCAAGTCCGCTTATTATTGTGACATCGTAACTCGACAGTTCCTTTACTATCTTTTCACATGCACTTTTCCCAAAACTTGTAAATTTTCTCGTTCCAACGACAGCAATATTTCGTTTATTATCCACAAAGATTTTGTCCTTGTCTATTTTTATTCTGTCATATTCTTTTATTTTTTTTCCTTTTAAATATAAAAATACGGGAAAATCTTTTATCTCTTTCAGTCTTTTGGGATATTCCACATCGTTTACGCTCACTATCCTCACTTTATTACGCCTATAGAGCGCAAGTCTTTCTTCCAAATTAATTTTTTGCGCCTCTTCCAGCTTTCTTTTCAAATCATCGCTAAATAATTTGAAATTTTCTTCTGAGAATAATTCTTCATAATTCTGAAAAACTGCCATTATTTTTTTTATATGAGAATTTTTCATTCCAATTTCCTTAAGTCTAATCCATTCCATAAAAATCCCCCCCTTTTTTGAATGTTTTAGTTTAACTGTTTGTCGCTAGAACTTCATTTAAATATTTTATTTCTTTTTGAACTTGTTCTGTTGAGTTAAGATCTTCATATTCGTTTAAATATTTTAGAGCTTTTGCAAAATCTCCTTTACTTTTATAAGCGATGGCAATTCCCAAAAGTGCTTCAGGCTGTGCCTCACCTTGAGAAAGTATTCTGTTATAATACTCAACAGACTGGTCAAAATTTCCCATAAGCCGTGATCCGATTGCGACGACATACAACAGAGAAATATCAGGTTCTCCCTCTTTTAACGCCAAATTTACAGCTTTTTCATAAAGTCCGTCTTTAAAATACAATTGTGCCATTCTAAATGTTGCAGATTTTCCTTTTTTTAGCGTGGCATTTTCGTAATTTCCATACGAGCTGTATTTTTCTTCAGATGAAACATCTTCGCTTTGTGTAACAGGCATCGTCCCAGTATCAACATTTTGCTTGCCCGTTTCCTTCTTCACGTCAACCCGTTTTTTCGGTTTTGCTTTAGGAGCTACTGCTGGCTGCTCTTCTTGCGGTGGCGCTGAAGGTTCTTCCAAAGTGCTCTCTTCAATTGCTGTCGATGTTTGAGAATTTTCAACTTCCGCTATGACAATTGTTGTGCTAAGCAGCAAAATTCCAACTAATCCGTATATTATTTTTTTCATTTTTTCACCTTTTTCTCT harbors:
- a CDS encoding tetratricopeptide repeat protein, which translates into the protein MKKIIYGLVGILLLSTTIVIAEVENSQTSTAIEESTLEEPSAPPQEEQPAVAPKAKPKKRVDVKKETGKQNVDTGTMPVTQSEDVSSEEKYSSYGNYENATLKKGKSATFRMAQLYFKDGLYEKAVNLALKEGEPDISLLYVVAIGSRLMGNFDQSVEYYNRILSQGEAQPEALLGIAIAYKSKGDFAKALKYLNEYEDLNSTEQVQKEIKYLNEVLATNS
- a CDS encoding type II toxin-antitoxin system HicB family antitoxin; translated protein: MLVVYPAIFHKTREEGYIVVFPDFDCGATEGKTLEEAMEMAEDYVGTWLYDDFVNKKKLPTPSKLNDVSLEIPEDEKDFYVEGESFKTLIALDMLKYVNECKKTTIRKNVSVPSWLNEMAKKQNINFSQILQDALKRELGIEY
- the dprA gene encoding DNA-processing protein DprA — translated: MEWIRLKEIGMKNSHIKKIMAVFQNYEELFSEENFKLFSDDLKRKLEEAQKINLEERLALYRRNKVRIVSVNDVEYPKRLKEIKDFPVFLYLKGKKIKEYDRIKIDKDKIFVDNKRNIAVVGTRKFTSFGKSACEKIVKELSSYDVTIISGLAEGIDSIAQKKAIECEMEVIAVVGSGIDVVYPYENRDLWQKISEIGTIVSEYPLGTQPTRWTFPRRNRIIAGMSDGILIAESFKSGGSLITAELGFSMDREIFAIPGCINYPSFEGCNNLIRDNKAKLVASAEDIAKEFLWDIKKEKSKLKKLSSEEKIVFEAITEETSFEEIINKTNEKVDRVKLFSIIMSLEIKGLITETNGSKYIRII
- a CDS encoding DUF4870 domain-containing protein translates to MDLDIKNQRSIAGLRANAVAFLTNLSTFVGVGLIFSLIVLILEPENEFVRKYSKQTLSLNVIIIVALPLNIIMKIGSALFFIIVAIILILQAVAAVFSILGKEFEIPKIDEISNLLFVD
- a CDS encoding type II toxin-antitoxin system HicA family toxin; the protein is MTSTQMIKFLKKNGFVQVAGGKGSHKKFYNKITGRLTVVPDHKQELGKGLEHKILKQAGLK
- the topA gene encoding type I DNA topoisomerase, with the protein product MAKKLVIVESPSKAKTIEKILGRGYEVTASYGHVIDLPKTKLGIDIENNFEPQYKVIKGKGEILKNLKEKSKKASVVYLASDQDREGEAIAWHIANYINQPDKIKRIEFNEITKNAVTNAIKNPRVINKNLVHSQQARRLLDRIVGYKISPLLWKIISRNASAGRVQSVALKLICDLEDEIKAFVPQKYWEVSASIQKNINLNLIKIADEKVDRIFDEKVIKKLKKDLKNGKLTLDKIEVKKKSQRPPLVFKTSTLQQLASSYLGYGATKTMRIAQQLYEGLSIDGENKGLITYMRTDSTRISNDAINMAKDYITQNYGEKYVGKYVTRNSKSNVQDAHEGIRPSYIELTPDSIKDNLTNEQYKLYKLIWDRFLVSQFAAMKYEQMQINAVNGDYKFRGTINKVVFDGYYKIFKDEDEIKTGDFPELKENDIYPIEKLNIEEGITKAPTRFSEATLVKKLESEGIGRPSTYATIVETLKAREYVEVVDKRFFPTYLGYEVKDELVKNFRNIINVKFTANMEKDLDKVEEGLVEWVQLLSDFYDSLEKDIKKFEIEIEKIKSKRIVSDVLDSKGAPMVLKTGLYGKYLVSESNEKETVSLKKVVIPQEQLENGQIFVKEEVEKIQSTKKGILTDFFTEDGSRYLLKSGRFGEYLESENYEKDEKRMSLPPELKQKFKKGAIVEVDDILQINEEMTRILEENEKIVKEAGVCPNCGKPFEIKNGRFGKFLACTGYPDCKTIKNIKTGKITVASDKKTETKDKTKSAAKTAKKATTKKKTATRKTKAKTAKKSITKK
- a CDS encoding tyrosine-type recombinase/integrase; protein product: MENEKKNNILKQQKSEALLSYVDKFLYYEEVLMGKSYNTIRSYKRDLLQFAEYLFKYEKIYDFEQIEMMTFRSFIMFLNSPERKENKSDKKDVLGRKKEIKPVSKRSINRKISALRTFFKYLQEIKVVKTNKVIYINMPKFEKELPDVINRDELQKLRNVIDTSKILGLRDRLIIELLYSSGLRSVELINLSEYMVDIEEREIRVIGKGGKERFTFFSETAKKWLIKYIAEKQKQYKNYTPDAIIVNSKGRKLTTRSLRRLISGHAKNAGIEKEITPHVFRHSFAVELLNKGIDMEYLQELLGHSSLSTTQMYTHVNKNLLRDIYMNTHPLAKK